In Tsuneonella amylolytica, one genomic interval encodes:
- a CDS encoding glutamate-5-semialdehyde dehydrogenase, producing MADSERPAELIARLAQSARATLPLLAEISAAHRSAALRSAAASVRADAACILDANALDCAVGERAGLTLAMLDRLCLDPTRLEGIAAAIEAVAALPSPLGETISRGERPNGLVLERVRIPIGLVGIVYESRPNVTADAAALCFASGNAVLLRGGSEAAGTNRAIHAAFVQGLAAEGVPRATVQFVPTQDRSAVGAMLGAAGLIDMIVPRGGKNLVARVQADARVPVLAHLDGNNATYVHAAADPAKATAIALDAKMRRTGICGAMETLLVDAAYPDAPALLAALLDAGCELRGDARAQAIDPRVLAASDEDWDTEYLDAVLSVAVVDGVGAAMAHIAAHGSHHTDAIVTEDDAIAAQFLARVDSAIVMHNASSQFADGGEFGLGAEIGIATGRLHARGPVALEGLTTYKWIVRGTGQTRG from the coding sequence ATGGCCGACAGCGAACGTCCCGCCGAACTGATCGCGCGTCTTGCGCAATCAGCGCGCGCGACCCTGCCGTTACTCGCAGAAATAAGCGCGGCGCACCGCTCGGCCGCGCTGCGCTCGGCAGCCGCTTCCGTGCGCGCGGACGCTGCATGCATACTAGACGCAAACGCGCTCGACTGCGCCGTCGGAGAACGGGCTGGCCTTACCCTCGCGATGCTCGACCGGCTCTGCCTCGATCCCACCCGGCTGGAAGGGATCGCCGCCGCCATCGAAGCGGTGGCCGCGCTGCCGTCGCCGCTCGGCGAAACGATCTCGCGCGGGGAACGGCCCAACGGCCTCGTGCTTGAGCGGGTGCGCATTCCCATCGGCCTCGTCGGCATCGTCTACGAAAGCCGTCCCAACGTGACCGCGGACGCCGCGGCGCTGTGCTTCGCCAGCGGCAACGCGGTGCTGCTGCGCGGCGGGAGTGAAGCGGCGGGCACCAACCGCGCAATCCACGCGGCCTTCGTGCAGGGGCTGGCAGCCGAAGGCGTGCCGCGCGCCACCGTCCAGTTCGTGCCGACGCAGGATCGCTCCGCGGTGGGGGCGATGCTGGGGGCGGCGGGCCTCATCGACATGATCGTGCCACGCGGTGGCAAGAACCTCGTCGCGCGGGTCCAGGCCGATGCGCGGGTGCCGGTGCTCGCCCATCTCGACGGTAACAACGCGACCTACGTCCACGCCGCCGCCGACCCGGCCAAGGCGACCGCCATCGCGCTCGATGCAAAGATGCGGCGGACGGGCATTTGCGGGGCGATGGAGACGCTGCTCGTGGACGCCGCCTACCCGGATGCGCCGGCGTTGCTGGCTGCACTGCTCGACGCCGGGTGCGAGCTACGCGGCGATGCGCGGGCGCAGGCGATCGACCCGCGGGTCTTGGCGGCGTCGGACGAGGACTGGGACACCGAATACCTCGACGCGGTGCTCAGCGTCGCGGTCGTCGACGGGGTCGGCGCGGCAATGGCGCATATTGCCGCGCACGGGTCGCACCATACCGATGCGATCGTGACCGAGGATGACGCCATTGCGGCGCAATTCCTCGCCCGGGTCGATTCGGCGATCGTGATGCACAATGCCTCCAGCCAGTTCGCCGACGGAGGCGAATTCGGCCTCGGCGCGGAGATCGGCATCGCGACCGGGCGCCTCCACGCGCGTGGGCCGGTGGCGCTGGAGGGGCTGACGACCTACAAGTGGATCGTGCGGGGGACGGGACAGACGCGCGGATGA